A window of Maioricimonas rarisocia genomic DNA:
CAGCGACAGGTACTCGTCGTCGCGCATCACTGGGGCCCCCTGGAAGTGCGGAAACCCATGACCCGGATCGAACGCATACACGTCGCTCAGACCCTCGTTGTGAACGCACACGTTCAGGTACAGCATCGGATTGCATACCAGCACCGGTTCATCCGCCGCCCTGACCTCCCGCAACGTCTCGACCGCTGCCGACATCCCCGGCAACGCGGCCTGGCTGCTGCGCACGAGACGCTGCTGGTAGCCCAGATAACCCGTCCCGACGATCGCCACGAAGGCCACCAGGTAACGGATCGCTGCCACGGGAATACTGGCAATCAGAATCGCCGCGCCTGCCAGCAGGCAGACGTGCGCGTTGATGAGATACCGCGGCACCATGACGTTCTGATCCGCCACTGACCATGCGGCGGCCACCCCGTACGGCACCAGCACCAGCCAGCCCACCATCCGCGCTCCCACGCCGCGATGGACCAGCAGCATCAGAACGCTCGCCAGCACCAGTTCTGCAATCACCAGACAGGTCGTGTCCGCAGCCGGCAGCGACGTATGCGAAACAAGCAACCTGCCCCAGACGTTGATCACGTCCTGCCAGGAAAACTCCCCGATCCAGTAGCTCCGTTTTACCAGTGCCCGCTGGATCAGAAACGAAGGCAGCCATAGAGACCACAGTGACGCCGTTGCCCAGCCTGTAATCAATATCGACAGGAAGTCTCCCTCTCGCACACCGCGCCACGACCGCCATCCCGACCAGCACAGCGCAAATGTCAGCTGACCGAACACCGTGAAGGTGCCGTAGTGATGCTGCAGCGCCAGCGCCGCCGCCAGCACGACGTAACACGCCAACCGGTACGTTCCCCCGCTCTGAAACCATCGCAGCAGAAACCACGTCGACCACACCGTCAGACAGGTACCCAGCGCGTACATCTTCACCTGCTGCGACCAGTGAATGTGCAGCGGACTCAGCGCAATCAGCAGCGCCGCCAGAACACCCCCGAACTCGCTTCGCCCGCGATCTGTCGCACCCCGCTCCGGCTGGTCGCGACCGGCCGTCCTCCCCGAGAGAGCCGCACGCGCCAGAGCGTAACCCCCGACGACGGTCCCGATTCCCCACAGCAGCGAGTAGTATCGCAGGCTCGACAGCGACCCGCCGAACAGACCGCGCCACGCCGAGAGCAGCAGAAAGTGTCCCGGCGGATGAACGTTCCGCTCCGACCGGTCGATGATTTCTCCCGGCGGGAACTGCGCCATCCGCCATCCCAGACTCTCGTCGAACCAGCTGTGAACCGCGGCAAATTCATGATGCCGTAGCGCCACGCCCACCAGCGCGACCACTATCAGGCCGCACCAGCCCCAGACCGCCGGTCCACTCGGATCGAACGGCGAACCCGCCTGGATTGATTTCGACGCCACCGCTGGGCTGACCTCCGTCAAAAGCCGTCTCCCGAAACAATCACCTGCTCGAGCGGCAAACCCTGCAGCCGCAACCCCTGAGGACTCACCAGCGCCGCATAGATCGCTCCGTCGATCTGCTCGGAAACGAACTGCACATGTCCATCCGCATAGGCCACGTTGACTCCCCCTTCGTGGAACGAGTTCGGGATCGGCGAACTCCCCTCGGCACTCTGCAGCCCGCTGTTGATCCGGTTCTCACCAGCATTGCACCGGGAGTAGTCGACGTTCCCTTCGTTGCAGGCACCGCCGGGGCACGGGTTGCCGATGTAAAAGGCGCAGCGGTACGGATTCGAGTCCGCGAAATTCGCCAGTTCCGTGTCCGGATCGAAGCCGGCCCGCACATTCTCTGCCAACATGAACGTCTGCGATGTGCCGTCAAGCACGTCTCCCAGACTATGATGCCGCCGAGTGACGTTGTTGTTCCGCGACTCCAGAAAGAACATCCCCATCGCCTCGAACAGCTTCTTGTCCAGAGCGTCCACATCCGGGTCGCCGGTGCAGCCGGCTCCGTCCCCGTTGAGATCCAGCAGCGTCCATTCCCGGTCCACCGGACAGTCCCTCACGCCGCTTCGCCGCACCGTGAATCCCACCCCCCCGTTCACCGCGTAGCTGAGGTCACCGAACTTCTCGGGGTTGCGGCTCAGGTCGGTCGAGCAGACGTAGACCGGCACCTGGGCACGCCTGAGCGCATCGTTCGCCGGATCCTCCAGCGGCCGGTCTGGGGACAGCTGATCGAACAGATTCCCCTGATTGATGTACGGCAGAATCTCGACCGCCCAGCTGTGCAGCCGGTGCGTCCGGTCCGGATCGATGTGATAGTAGCCCGAGGCCGGCAGCCGCTGCTTCGATTCGTCGTACTGAGTCAGGCCGAAGGCGATGTTGCGAAGATTGTTGATGCACTGTGTCCGCCGTGCCGCCTGACGGGCCTTGCCCACAGCCGGCAGGGTCAGTGCAGCCAGCACCGCGATCAGCCCCATCACGACGATCAACTCGATCATCGAGAGACCGCCCCGGACGTTACGGATTCTGTTGTGGATGCGTTCCTGACGTGTCATGTCAGCTTCCATGGCAGAACTGCAGTCGCTGGTTTCAATGTGACGACATTCGCGCTCGCCCGCAGCCCCGGCTCACCTGCCCGGCCGTCGGGCCTGCTGCAACGTCAACCGGCACTCATCGATTCATTTTCTTCCGCTTCGAGGACGATCAGCGTCATTGCCTCCGACACCTGTCAACACCACGATCGAGGCCCCCAGAACATTCAGTTGTCTGGTGCTCCGCACGAACATTCGATGGTTCAACTGTCGGCTCGCCTTCAATTGCTCGTAGTGATTCCGGCTGATGAAGAAAACATCCGAGGTCGAATATGCCGCCATGGTGTGTAACTCGCGTACCGTGCACGGCCGTTCAAAACGCAGTGGCTCTCCCGGAATGCCGAGATCGGTCGCGTCACACCCGGCGACCAGCCAGTAGTAAAACGAAGCATCGTCGGGGAGCGACGCCGATTCTTCCTCGACAAGCAGATTGTCCTGCCCCCAGTCGTAATTGCTTCCCAGCAGGTAACGAAAGCCCTGCCGGCTGCCCCCCGACCCCTCGTTGAAGTACGAAAGCTCCGACCCGACCGCTTGAAGTGACGAACAGGATGTGTGTATGGCCGCAATGGCCACGACCAGAATCGC
This region includes:
- a CDS encoding glycosyltransferase family 39 protein, with amino-acid sequence MASKSIQAGSPFDPSGPAVWGWCGLIVVALVGVALRHHEFAAVHSWFDESLGWRMAQFPPGEIIDRSERNVHPPGHFLLLSAWRGLFGGSLSSLRYYSLLWGIGTVVGGYALARAALSGRTAGRDQPERGATDRGRSEFGGVLAALLIALSPLHIHWSQQVKMYALGTCLTVWSTWFLLRWFQSGGTYRLACYVVLAAALALQHHYGTFTVFGQLTFALCWSGWRSWRGVREGDFLSILITGWATASLWSLWLPSFLIQRALVKRSYWIGEFSWQDVINVWGRLLVSHTSLPAADTTCLVIAELVLASVLMLLVHRGVGARMVGWLVLVPYGVAAAWSVADQNVMVPRYLINAHVCLLAGAAILIASIPVAAIRYLVAFVAIVGTGYLGYQQRLVRSSQAALPGMSAAVETLREVRAADEPVLVCNPMLYLNVCVHNEGLSDVYAFDPGHGFPHFQGAPVMRDDEYLSLSTVEEGGRDWVWTLDAEDWLGGNWKVRLPDAWHVQEEKRIREWYGTLVIRAYRRNGSSPQEGDQ
- a CDS encoding DUF1559 family PulG-like putative transporter codes for the protein MTRQERIHNRIRNVRGGLSMIELIVVMGLIAVLAALTLPAVGKARQAARRTQCINNLRNIAFGLTQYDESKQRLPASGYYHIDPDRTHRLHSWAVEILPYINQGNLFDQLSPDRPLEDPANDALRRAQVPVYVCSTDLSRNPEKFGDLSYAVNGGVGFTVRRSGVRDCPVDREWTLLDLNGDGAGCTGDPDVDALDKKLFEAMGMFFLESRNNNVTRRHHSLGDVLDGTSQTFMLAENVRAGFDPDTELANFADSNPYRCAFYIGNPCPGGACNEGNVDYSRCNAGENRINSGLQSAEGSSPIPNSFHEGGVNVAYADGHVQFVSEQIDGAIYAALVSPQGLRLQGLPLEQVIVSGDGF